The DNA region tttttattttttattttgtgataaTTAACTGCCAAAAATTGGATAATGAAGTTTTGGTACGCAATATGTGATTGCTTCAATTGGAACTCTATAGGTTCTAATTTGTATTTCCTACATTTTAACTTATCCAAATTATATACGTTTTAAATTTGTTGACGGGTCACTTTCACCCcatttatatgtttaattgaacaaatttaatttttaaattgctCTTATTAGAGTAGATAAAAGATGAGTTAAGATAATAACTTAGGTGTCTTGAGTAGCTCAATTGGTGACaaagataaagtttaatttgaGAAGAAAGTTTAACCAACGGCAGTGAGGGTTCCTCCCAGATATTCTGTCATATTGGGTATTCAACCTTTTAGGAAGGAAGATAATAACTTAGGTAACATTGactttttcatttaaaatattGAGAAATTTAAGAATGACAGTTGcagataataaaaatagtaagaCAGTACATTTTAGGCGACGAACTTCATTTCTGTGTAATAGTTTATAAACTAGAGGTAATTCACATTGAGAAGATCCTATGCGATGAGTTCGACTAGGAGGATGTTGCCAAGAATCGAAAATTTCATCGATGTTGTTCCAATCGACCAAAAATCATTCAAATAATGGTCTATTTACAACGTATAGTTAGGATTTAGCAATCCATGTATAAATTATGTTGGCAATTagttaaattaattatagtatAGAATGGAAGTTGATGAACGAAGGCTATAATGAGGTTAGTATGCAATCTTTATCCAAAGCACttaaggggtgtttggttgaTTAGTTAGAGAGTCTAATTGTTTAGGTCAAGAGTTGAAGTATATACAAACAGGTGATGGGTCACTATACATGATTACAtcctaattaactgaaaattaatattaatatatttattatttataattcagtTAGATAATATTCCATTCTCAGTTCTCACCAACCAATACGCATGGCTTATCAACTATGCTCAAAACCCATTGCAGTTTGATCAATGTTTAGgtcttttatatattatttgaaaaagtTCAATCATGGAAGTGAAATAAAATCATGGTGTTTTGATGCACTATTTCAATTGTATTTGCACTAAGGCtatctttatttttactattcttggtcactttaaaaaataataatttatttgcaATTCACTACTACTATTTTATGTGCATTTATACAATTCGAATTtgttattaaagaaaaataaaagtcaacaaaagaaaagggaaagaacaaattaaagaggATGGACTTCAACCGAATTGCAATTGAATTGTTAGAATTGCAATCTTTTAAAGTTGACTTGTTGAACTGAAAATTATTATCACTCTGTCTGtatatagttgcaattagaaaGAATTGCAAGATAGGGTTACCTATATTCCTATTCCAATGGAAAGTAAAATTATGTAAGATTTATATAATGGGCATAGAATGAGTTTGGGGTAAAGTAGTCCCGCCTGCCCGCACTAGCACGTCCAcccatgtatatatactagctAGTAACTTGAGCATTTCTACTAAATGAAAACATCATAGTTCAGAATACAATGCAAAGTCAAATGAAAGATCAATCATCAATACAAGCTTTgagtatactagtttttcttgaTGTGAAACCCCAAATCCTTGATTTCATGAATGCTCAGTGGTTTAACAAGATAGTCTGCTGCTCCAAATCCCAAGCCCTTCCGGATAAGGGATACCTCTTCAATTGTCACCATCACTTGCCAAAAATAGCAACCAAAACACAGATTGGCTTCaattattgagaaaaaaaaataaaatctttttcAATAAGTTCTAGATCAAACAATCAAATACTTACTAATCACGGGAACATGTTTCAGTCTAACGTCTCTCTTGATATACCTCATAATACTCGATTCATTCGCAATAAGAATCGCGATTTCCGCAAGAATGATGTCCATACAAGGACCCTCAGATCTCAGCGTATCAAACAATTGCGCTCTCGAGGTGACCAGCGCAACTGCACACATGAGTCAAGTTTAGCCAATAACTTCATCGTAAAACGAAAAACACAAAATTACCATCTTACCCTGGTAAGAACACTGGGTTAGGAGCTGGAAAACATGGCGACAACTGTCAGCATTAGTGTCACAAAGCAGAACCCTAACTCTGCTGCAATCAGGAAGATCAGTGGCATTGCCACCATCTCCACCACTCACCACAATGCTCTTACCCTTACCCTTACCCATACTTTCAATCTCTCTGCTTTTCTGCCTCGGATATCTTTAATTTCCAAGCTTTATGTACATGAATGTGTGCTTTGCCTCCAGCAAAGTGTTCGGTTTTACCGAACTTTCATGGCAGACCTAACCAGTCTTTTGATTATGTTTTTGCATAGGCAGATTTCGCAGGCAGGCAGGATTCATGGTAATGACTGGTCATTTGCGGCAGATTATGTGTTCTTGAAACTGGGTTAAATTAAATCTGCTGTTCGGAGACAATTTGCGCTTTTGTAAAGTCACGTGCTATATAAAAAGCTCTCTCTTTTTTTGCAACAAAGGCAAAATTTCATTATCTTGGTTTGACAAGACAGTTGAGAGATTGATAAATCAGTGTAACTAACTCTTCATTAGTGAAGAGGACTGTAACTGTATCCACAATTCATAACTAGGAACAAACTGATTTGTCTATGCTATAATCTCTCTTTTTCGATGACCCAATTAGCTTAATAGGGTAAAGATCCAATCTTTTCAAGAAAGTTGCATGTTTTGATTGTGTTTTTGAGCGGAAGTTGATAAAGGATCAAGCTCAGCAATTGATGATTAAGGAGACTGTTGGATAGAAGTCAGAGTCAAGTCCGATACCTTTCTTGTTGAAAATGTGATGGAAATAAAATTGAATCTTCACTACTAGTCGTAAGCACTTATCTTAACAAGTGCTATCAGATCGGGCCACTGTAACATCCTAAAAGTGTTGCATCGCTGTTTGAATTGATTGCAGCCTAATCCCAAATCCACGCTCAGATCATCATCACCAACGGGCTCGCCCAGAAAAACTTCATTCTTGGAAAGCTGCTATCGATCTACATAATCTATAATAGACTGGCATATGCCACCAAAGTTTTTGAATTTGTCCGAAATCCGAGTACTATTCTCTGGAATCAAATCATCAGAGGTCATGCCAATGGCGAACAACCGCAACTGTCTGTTCTGCATTTTCAGAAAATGGGAAAATCCTTAGCTGTACCTGATGGGTATACATACTCGTATGTGGTTAATGGCTGCGCAAAAGGGGTGCTTCTGAGTGAAGGCGAGCAGGTTCACGGGAAGATCATGAGAGATGGGTGTTTCTCAGATGTGTTTCTTCAGACTAATCTGGTGAATTTTTATTCAGTCAAAGGGAGCAAATATGGAATTGGGAGTGCGGAgaaggtgtttgatgaaatgacTGACAGAACTGTGGTGGCGTGGAATTCATTGATCTCTGGGCATTTTAGGTGTGGAAATGTTGATGAGGCTCGCAGGATTTTCCATGGGATGCCAGAGAGGAATGTTGTTTCCTGGACTGCCATGATTGCAGGAAGTGCACAGAATGAGAGATGTAAAGAAGCATTGTCTTTCTTCCATGAAATGGGCAGGAATGGCGTGGAATTCGACCAGGTAACATTGCACAAAAATTTGTGATTGAACTCGAACCCGAAAGATCTGCTGGCTACTTTGTGCTCCTGGCAAATGTGTATGCTTCTGGCAAGAGGTGGCAATCTGTGGCTAATGTGAGACAAAAAATGTTTGAGATCAGAGCAAAGAAGCCTCCAGACCAAAGTTGTATCCAAATTGATGGAGTCAGCCATGGTTTTCTGGCTGGTGACACAACTCACAAGCATGCAAATTTGATCTATGAGATGCTTGATGAGATCACTGGGCAAGCTAAGTTACAAGTTGATGAAGTTTGCCCATAAAGATTGGGTATGAACATTGAGCACTCATgatatccaaaaaaaaagaaaagaaaagaaaagaaagagttaAAAGATGAactatttgtttattattataatgtatGTATTAAAGACAATATTCTTGTATATTAATTCTCCCCTTCTATCTTTATACTTTATGAGTTTCTCGATAGGTAGACTCTTAGTACATTTCGTGTATATTCTTATAGACTTTGAATTTGGGACCTCTGACCTCGAGGTTAGTTAGTTGGTTTGACCGATTATCCTAAAAGCTTTGCTCCAAAATTAGTGTGGAGGTTCGAATTCCATTAGGAATCTGGAGATTATTGGAGACCTTAACCGATAAAGGTAATGAAGACCCCTTGTGTGCAGAGTGTACAGATATTTACCTCTTCTAATGACTCTTAAACAAAAGTTCTAGGAGCTTAGGATTAGTCTGGTGTAAGCTGGAACcaacttataaaagaaaaatagcaAACCCCTTGTGATTATTTTCCCCATGATCAGAAATCTGTGACCAAATGAGGAGATTCTTTATCCTACTCACTTGTAAAAGGGTGAGTAACTTTATATCTAACAATAAATCACACAAAACCCATTTCCATACTCATCTTAAACCAGGAAGAGCTAATCTCAATCTAAAAAGCTGTGCCAGAACTAATCCTACCAAAGCACTGTTGCTGTTTCAAGAGCTGCTGAGAAAAAAGATTTCTTGGATAGATAGCTACTCTCTCTTATATGTCATCAAAGCTTGCACCCAGAGATGCTTATTTAATGAAGGAAAGCTGTTCCATGGTTTTGTCATTAAACTAGGTTTTGAACCCATAGTTTTCCTCCAAACATCCCTCATGGATATGTACTCTGCTTCTGCAAATCTCGAGGGTGCacgcaaggtgttcgatgaaatgcctagCAAGAATGTCGTGTGCTGGACTTCGTTAGTAACTGCGTGTGTTCAAAACCAGAAACCCAATGCAGCTTTAGAGGTATTCTGGCAAATGATAATGGCGAATGTGGAGCCTGATCAGGTCATTCTCACGGCTGTGCTGTCCGCGTGTGCTGATGC from Ipomoea triloba cultivar NCNSP0323 chromosome 6, ASM357664v1 includes:
- the LOC116021922 gene encoding two-component response regulator-like APRR1 isoform X1 produces the protein MGKGKGKSIVVSGGDGGNATDLPDCSRVRVLLCDTNADSCRHVFQLLTQCSYQVALVTSRAQLFDTLRSEGPCMDIILAEIAILIANESSIMRYIKRDVRLKHVPVIMMVTIEEVSLIRKGLGFGAADYLVKPLSIHEIKDLGFHIKKN
- the LOC116021922 gene encoding two-component response regulator-like APRR1 isoform X2, which produces MGKGKGKSIVVSGGDGGNATDLPDCSRVRVLLCDTNADSCRHVFQLLTQCSYQVALVTSRAQLFDTLRSEGPCMDIILAEIAILIANESSIMSDGDN
- the LOC116023747 gene encoding pentatricopeptide repeat-containing protein At1g71460, chloroplastic-like is translated as MGKSLAVPDGYTYSYVVNGCAKGVLLSEGEQVHGKIMRDGCFSDVFLQTNLVNFYSVKGSKYGIGSAEKVFDEMTDRTVVAWNSLISGHFRCGNVDEARRIFHGMPERNVVSWTAMIAGSAQNERCKEALSFFHEMGRNGVEFDQRWQSVANVRQKMFEIRAKKPPDQSCIQIDGVSHGFLAGDTTHKHANLIYEMLDEITGQAKLQVDEVCP